TCCAACAGGAGCGGCAATTTTAAGCGGGGAAATGCTGGATATCATATATATGTTAAAAAAAAGCCCACCTAAAAAAAGAATGGCAATAGATTTTTCATTGCTGTTCCCTTTTCGCAGCACCCATATGCCTATTCCTAATGCTGCAATAACAACCGGTAGTAAGCCTCTAAATTTTATGAGGTTTGTGAAATTTAAAAGATAATCCGAAAAGGTAAGCAGTAATTGGTCCTGTGAAATATGCGTACTTGCAAGAATTCCTAAACGACCTAATACATTTCCACTATCACTATAGAAATAGGTCCATTCAAGTCCAAGTACACTTAAAAAGAAGGCAGAAAAAATAAGAACAGGCCACAACTTTTTCTTGTCAAAAAGTAATAGAGCCAGCAGTCCGGGAGCGTAATAAATACCTGTTATGCGCGAACCCCAGACACATCCTGAAAGGAGTCCTGCAGCGGCCAAAAAGTGCCATCCTCCTTTTCTGCGCCAGATAAAAAGACAGCATACGCATGCTAGCAAATAGGTCATTTCATAAATTCCGGGCCAAAGCTGACTGCCGGAAGTTGTCATTTTTGGGTATAAAACTAGCAGTACAGCAAAAAATGCGGCAAATTTTCTGTCCCCTAGCTCCTTGCCCAAAAGATAGGCCAATATTGAAGCCAACACCGAGAATAAAACCGGCAGTATGTAATAATTTAATGGAGCAGTCCCAAATATATTGAGTAGGAGATCGAGTGGCAACCCAATTGCCCATCGCATATTGTGGTGATTCCACTCCAAATAGTGTCCATTCTGGACCATGCTTACAGCGTTTTCCCATACAAATAGTGAGTCTCCGCCAATTTCAACATATTCAAGTGATACGAGTCTTATCAGCATAGTGAAAAGCACGATGCCAGCAATCATTATTGCGTCACAATATTTGTTGGAGGATAGAAAGTTTGCTGGGACTAGCTTATTATAAAATTTTTCCATAAAATTTACAGGCTCTTTTTTTGTTAGATATAATTCTTTCTGAGTGTTTATCTTGATAGTTGAAATTGAAGTTTTTATTTGTCGTACGATTAGCTGATAAGATGTCTGAACGCAAATTCTTTGAGTACAAGATATTGCGATATTGCCTGTTTGAAATACTACATAAAAGGCGGACAGTCTGTCTGCTGCGGTACAAGATCCATGCGTGTTTATCATGCATGATCTGCTCTTAACTTTCCGCATATGTCGGCCATTTTTAAGATACTTCAAACTTGACTTTATTAGCGTTTTATCAAAAGACTCTAGCTCGATATATCCTTTAATAATCGGGTTGAGTTACAAAGAATATATATAATATTAAATTCGTTAAAAAAATGGGGTTGTAATGAAGGTTGGTTATTACCTATCAGATTTAACATTAACAGGTGGAACCAAGGTTATTAACCAACATCTGCGAATTTTAGATGCGTCTGACTATGATGTATCGTTTTTTGCTAAGCGAATTTTAACTGAGTATAAATTTAAAAAAAACTGTGTTCTTATTGAAGATCCCGCTGAAATGATTGGGCAGGTTGACGTTGTTATTGCAACGAGACTTTCAGACTTTAAAGAATGTCTTAAATCTGGGTTAGGGCGAGTTGTGATGTTTTATCAGCGCTACGAATTAGACGATTTGCAAAGCTACTACTCTGAAAAAGGAAAACTCGACAAGTATTCATCTTTTCTTGGACGTTTGTTTTTGAAGGTGAAGTTTGCATTACAGAAGTTTAATATCGAAAGAACTTACAGGTCTGGTGGATTCTCTTGGACCCCATGCCATACTGTGGCACATAAATTAGATAATAAATTTCATGTAAATTATGAGTTCATCAGGAATACAGTAAATCTTTCGTTGTTTGATTGTGCTACTCCCAATAGTGGAGCCGTTCCTTCTGTCTTGAGTATTGGAGATTACCGCCTTGGGCGTAAAAATATAGTACGTATTTTTGAGGCCGTGCGCATAATTAAGCAGAAAATGGACATCAATTTTATCCGTGTTTCTCCTTCACAGATTTATGAAGAGGAAATTGAATCAGGGATTGTCGACGAATATTATTCCCAACTTGATGACGATGGTATGAACAAAATTTATGACAAGAGTGATATTGTTGTTGCTGCTTCACTTTCAGAAGGATTTGGTATGCCCGCATTGGAAGGTATGGCCGCAGGTTGCGTCTGTGTTCTATCAGATATTCCCGCTCATAATATGTTTCATGAGTTGTGCGAGGAGCAGATTGGCCCATATGCATTATACTTTGATCCTGAATCAACAGTAACCCTTGTTGAGAACCTGCAGAAGGCTTTGAACCATAACGGGTGCAAAGAACTTTTGGAAAATGGTAAAAAAGTTGCGCAATCTTACGTCCCTGAATTGCAAAAAAAGGACTTGTTAGCTGCGTTGGACAAATTGAAGTGATTTCTACGAATCACGTACACCTAAATATACTATTTCAAACATGGAGATATAATAAATAATGTCTATGAATAATTCTGAGCAAAACGATCAGGCTGAGGAAGCGCTTAAGCAACTTGAAGAGCGTCTTAAGGAATGCAAAGATAATGATGATTCCAATGGTCGTGGCCAAACTCTTTTTGAGATGGCACAAATTGAGATTTCCAGAGAAAACAAGGAAGGGGCTTTGCTCATGCTGATTGAGGCATATGCTCTAGTTAAAGACCTTGGAGATTTGTCCTACATTTGTCCTATCGGTGAGCTTCTTGGCCAGCTTCTTTATGTTTCAGGCAGCCGTGTGGAAGGACTTAATATGGTTGGTGAATCACTTGCCGGATTAAAAGAGATGGGCTCTGACGACGAGGCTGCAAATACTGAACATCTGCTCGACGCAATGATAGCTCATTCTCTTGCGAATCCTTTGCCTGAAGAAGATGCTGACTCCTAGCCGCATCTTCACTGCTCTCTCACGTAACTAGAAATACACAAAAAAGCCGGACAGTGATTAAATCACCGTCCGGCTTTTCGCTTATAGACTGTAGTACAATGATGAAGAAACTATGTTTCTCCATATTTAGAAGCAGGCTTTAGCCACAGGTCGTGTAGCCGCAAGCTTTGCAGATTTTGCATCCGCCCTCTGGTACATATGCATTTTGGCCGCACTCAGGACAGGGGCTTCCTAGTCCTTTGGATACGATGGTCTGATCATCCATATCTAATGATATGTATTGGCGCAGGATGCGGGAAATGATCGCAGATGCATCAATTATATTGTAGCTGGAGCGTTCTAGCTGCGTGAGTATTCGGTCGATGGGCATGCCGACGCGAAGAAGCATACTGATCAAACGTGTGATGGTTTCCCATAGAGAATATTTTTCCTGAAAGACCTGCTCGTTGTAGATTCCAGAGCCCGTCATGCCCGCTTCTTTCGGAAGTTTGACAAATATTTCTATAGGGTTGCCGGAATCATCTAAGGATACGATGATATACATCTTGGACCCTTTCCACGTAACCCGGTGCCGCTCGGCTCGTTCGATATCACCTAACTCTCTTTCAAATAGAGAGGGGTTTTGGCCCAGCATGGTCGGATCGGCCTCTTTCGCCTCTTCTTTCTTGCTCAGAACACCTTTTTTACAACCGTTACGGAAGACCGTTACCCCCTTGAGGTTGTGCTTCCATGCTTCAAGGTAAATTTGGAATATGGTTTCCTTGGGCGTATCTTCGGAAAGGTTGATGGTCGAAGAAATGGAACTGTCCGTGTATTCCTGAATCGCGGACTGCATGCGGATACGGTCCATGTAATCGAGTTCATCGGACTGGACGTAATTTAATTTTTCTTTAAGCTGCATGGCGGTATATTTGCCGAACAACTCTTCCTGATTTGTTTCGATCATCCATTTCAATGGAGGCATATGAATGAATTCAAAAACTTTTCCAGCTTCAAGGCGGGTTTCTCTGGTGTAACTGAAAAGGAACGCCGGTTCGATTCCTGAGGTGCAATTATCAGACATAATGGAAATGGAACCTGATGGTCCAACTGTATTAAAGGCCGTATGGCGAAGACCCACTTTCATTATTTTAGTCTGTAATTTTTTGGGTAAATCTAGGTTTACGATGTAAGGGCATTCCAGAAAACGGGTTCTAGCTGCTGGGTCCTTTAAAGCCTCAACAACTCCTAAGCGCTCGGCAATATCCGCACTGATGGATATTTCGGTTATGGCTTTATCCCGCAGAATATTTTTGACAAAGGATATGGATTCTTCACTTCCGTAGCGCATGCCCATCATTGCCAGCATGTCTCCTAGCCCAGTAAATTCTATACCGATTCTTTTTCCATACTTATCCGCATCGCGGTGTTTCTGGAGAGGATGCTTATCCTGATTGAAGTCGGACATAGTATCCATAAAGGCCATTGTCCGGGCTAGGTCGTTGTGAAATAGATCCGCGTCGAATTTAGCTTCTTTGGTAAAGGGGTTGGCTACATACCTATACAAAACCATGGCGCCGAGAAGGCAATTGTTCCAGTAGCTAAGGCTTTGCTCGCCACACGGATTGGTGGACATGGGCTTGAGCCGTAGGGGATCAATATATGTACCGGGGGTATTGCGCTGTGTTGTATCCTGATAAAGGATGCCCGGATCACCTGACTGCCACGCAGAATCGCTGATTTCTTCGAGCAGTTTACGCGCGCTGACTGTTTCATACGGTTTGAAAGGAAGGTTAAGATCCTTCCAACTGCTGTAGTCGCCGTCCCAGATATCATTATATACGGACTTTATAGGATCGAATATGTCTGAAGTCTCGTTGCGACGCCTAGTAAGGATGAAGGTCAGTGTATCGCTAGGAAGAACAGCTTGATCATCATTCTCTGGAAGATGCGGCTGGACCTTGATCAAATGTTTTTTTGGATCAACGGAAATTACTTTGTAGACAATCTCAGCCTCAAGACGATCTCCTACTTGCGGATCAAGGGCGTCATATACTTCTGGAAGAAGCTGTAAGGTGTCGGAATCACATATTTTACCTGTTATTTTTACACGGTCGGGAAAAATAAAGGTCCAGTCCTTGTCTTCTTCAACGGCCTGCATGAACTCATCAGTAATTTTGACGCTGATATTTGCCCCGAATACATCTTGAGTTTTGCCCGTGAGGGAATCAACTCCAAATATTTCTTCAGGTTTACTTTTGCACCAGATGAAACGACGAGTGTCAGGGTGCCTGATGTCCAGAGATATCATGAGCGCGCCGCGTCTGCCGTTTTGACCTATGGTGTTCGTTAATTCACTGAAAAGAGGCATGAAGCTGACAGCTCCGGAGGAAGTGACCGCAGCATTATTTACAGGGTCTCCCGAAGGGCGCAATATTGTGATGTCGACCCCGCTGCCTCCACGGTAGGAATAGGTCCTGGCAAGTTTTTTTTGAGCCTCAAAGATTCCTTCCAAAGAGTCGGATTCGATCTTGGCTAAATAGCAATTGCTGAGGGAGCATTTTATATAGTCGTTACCTAACCCGGATAAAATGGAACCGGCAGGTATGAAGCGTCCGGACTGGAGCATTTCACATACCTGTTGGTTCTCTTGCTTATCAAATTTGGACTGTTTTAAATATTCGCGGCAAAGCCTGTGTTTGACGTCAGTAAAAGAGTGCTCTTGAAGGCGCCCTTTGCGGTCACGGATTTGATATTTTTTTGAGCTAACTGTTTCTTGAAAACGTGTGTGTTCTTCAAGGGCCATCTTAGCTGATTCGCGGGTGATAACGGAGTGTTCAGTCATTAAAAAAGGTCCTTTGAAGTGATTGTCTGCCCTAACCTTTGGCCACAGTGCAAGACGCTAGCGATATCACAATTTTAAAATTGCTAACATGCAAGGCTCCACGTGGAGAATAAGGAGTGAGCTTGTGGTGCAGGCGGCCCAGAAGGCTCGTTCTGCGGGATTTTTTTGGGCCGGATGTCCTTTTTCAATTGTCAGAATAGACAGGCGCATCCGGGGAATTGAAAATGTCTGCATAATGCAGGCATGCTTCAGGCAGGGGGGCTGGCTTTTTTTAATCCTTAACGGTTAAAAAATACAGCGGCAGAACCGCCCCGGAATCTAACCGGGTTCCCTCATTATAGGTCTAAAAAAATCAGACTCCTGAAGTTCAAAATCAACGAAAGTAAGTCTAACAAATCAGCGTTTTGGGTCAAGGTCTTTCTAGACTTTTTCATGTTCAAATCTCTTTAGCCCATGGGAGAGTAGGGATGACGTGGAGGTGGACGGTAGTTATCCACAGGCAATCTCTTTTTTGTTCATAACCATTTAAGAGACTGTTTTAATATAAATTATTAACATTTTACTGATTAATATATTTATGTCCTTTGCAAAAAAAAATGAACGGGTTGGCGCATTGCCACAGGAATAGCAATGCCGCCAATCTGAACAATTAATATTTTCATAAGCGCTGCGCTGAACTTTCGCTTCGGCAGGCTTTAACTAAATTATAATTACTGATGCTTATGGTTACAGATATCCGCTATTACGGAGAAACAGTTTTAGCTTCAGCCGTTTTAATTTCGGTAGGTCGGTGTTGTCCTTTGCGCCCTTTTTCCGGTGCGGGATCAGCAACAAGGCCGTAAGTGGTCAGCCCGTCATGGTCTTTAGGAAGGTGCTCAGTTATGGGATTTCCTTCTGAATTAACAAAGAGCAGACAGTGGCAGTATTTATACTGTTTCATGTCGTCACAAGGGCAGAGCCAGGTCCGCTCCTGCACCGCTTCCTGTTTGTCAGGATAGAACTGGCAGGGACATAGGGGCCTCTTCAACAGATTCAAATGGTTGGTAAGGCCGCCAACAACTGCTTCAGTTACATCCGGCATGGGGTGTGTCTGTAGTCCGGTACGTACACAGTTTTTTTCTACATAATTGAGTATCAGTTTTTGATTCTCTTCAGATTGGTTCATTAAAAAATACCCTCAATTGGTTTTTGTTCAATTAATTAAGTTAATATTTATTTGTAGTTGTCAGTAGGAAGTGCTCCACTGACTACTTTGAATTGCTTCAGTACATTTAGACGTGCGTTACAGGTCTGGCAAGCATTGAATTTTCATTAGCCTTAGTTTGTAGCGTAATTTCTATAGTGAGTTGCGCAAAACTAATAAATAATGTTGGTGTTTTGCATAAGCTCATATTAAAATCTATTGACATGTGTTCTAAGAGAAGGAGCTGGCAGATTTTGTTGTGCTGATTTTTTGTTGAGGAGTATTTCTGTAAACACGTACAGATGAGGTGGTTTAATGGTTATGCTAGAAAACGAGATGGGCGGTAAAATAAAGCTAGGAATCGCTAAGTGTCTTCTTGGACATAAAGTTAGATATGATGGATCGCAAAAGCTTGATAGATTCCTTCGCGATACGCTGGGTAGGTATGTGGAGTGGGTGCCTGTTTGTCCAGAAGTTGAAACCGGTATGCCTATCCCTCGTGAAGCTGTAAGACTTGTTGGTGAGATTGATTCGCCCCGGCTTGTTGGACGCAAATCCGGTGAAGACTGGACTGATCGAATGCAGAAGTGGGGAGCGATGCGTCTGCAACAACTCGAAGAGCAAGGTACTTGCGGATATGTCTTTAAATATGGTTCACCGTCTAGCGGAATGGCCCGTGTTAAAGTTTATAGTGAAAATGGGATGCCTCGACTCGAAGGGAGTGGACTATGGGCTCGCATGGTTATGGACCGCTTTCCGCAGTTACCATTCGAAGATGATGGTCGGCTTCATGATCCTCGATTAAGAGAAAATTTCATATCAAGAGTGTTCACGCTCAAGCGTTGGCGCGAAGCCATGGCAAATGGGCGGACAGTTGGGAAGCTTGTCGAGTTTCACACAAGACACAAGATGTTGATTATGGCCCATAATGAGGTTGTTTATCGCGCTATGGGCAAGCTTGTAGCTCAAGCCGGTGTTGCTAAAACCGATGAAACTTTCCAGCAATATTTTGAGATGCTTTTTAAAGCTCTTTCCTACAAACACACTGTGAGCAAAAATGTAAATGTCCTTACTCATGCCGTGGGTTATTTCAAAAAGGATTTGGTCTCATCCGAGAAAGTCGAGTTGCTTGAACTCATTGGTCAGTATCAGAAAGAACTTGTCCCCCTTATCGTCCCCATGACAATGATCAACCATTATGTCCGGAAGTATGGGAAAGAGTATTTGGATAAGCAATATTACCTGCATCCATATCCCGCAGAACTTATGTTGAGAAATCATGTCTGATATTAGATAATAATATATGCAGGTGAAAAGCTAGATTGGGTCTTTTCCCGTGGGCTAGTAATAACGTTGTTAACCAAAGTCGTTCCTGCTAGACCTATTATACTGTAATAGGTAGCGTGTATTCTTACGCCTTTAAGGAAAGAGCAAATATTTAGAAGTAATGGTTCAAATTAGTTTGATTTACCTAGACGGAGTGTTTCCTTGAGTGCAGACGATCATGGAAGTTTAGACAGGCTGTCTGAGCAAATATCAGAAGTCTTTGAATCTTTTTCAGATTTTATTCTATTCACTGACGGTGCAGGTTTTATCTGTTCCGCCAATCCTCCTGCTGTGGAATTTTTTGACGGGCCTCTATGTGAGCGCAGTCTCTGGAGTATTCTGGGGGTAGATGTTTCAGATATTAAAGAGTTTGTGAAGCTATATGCCGCTGAAAACGTTTACGAAATACCTTATGGGGACGGTGGCGGTAGCTTTTCGCTGCGCCTTATCCCTCTTTGCGGTCCATTTTGTTCAGAAGGATATGTAGCTGTTGTTACAAACAACGCGCCGTTTGTTGAATTGCATGAAACGTATGAAGAGCGTATTGAGGATAATATTGCAGCCCTTGATGACAGTGTCTCTCTTTTTAATGCCTTATTTGAAGTTGCGCACGATTCTACAATACTTACCGATTCTTCTTTTAGAATACTGACCTCGAATCCTGCCTCAGAGAAGGCTTTCGGGCGGCGGGCAACTCTGTCCGGTAACAGCTGTTTAAATATTTTTAGTGCCGCTTCCTCTGTTGTTGTTCGGGAATATTTTGAGAACTGCACAGCTGAGCTTCCGGTTCCTTTCGATGATCTGCTCACAGCAATCAATAGTAGCGGTAAAGAAATTTCTGTCGAGTTAACTTTACACAAAGTGCGCTTGCAGTCCGATATAGTTTTTCATCTGGTGTTGCGCGACATGACAAATATACAACGCCTTGAGACTGGCCTTGAAGAAACCCGCGAGCAGGTGGATGGGATGAATGTGGCTTTGCGCACGGTGATTGAGTCTGTGGAAGAAGAAAAGCGAGATATGCACGAAGATTTTTCTCAGCAGGTTCGGGAGCAGATCAACCCCGCGCTGGATAGAATGATTAAAGAGCCTCTTCCTCAAATGCGCAAAAGTTTCGGAAAGTTTATTAAGGAGCGTCTATCCGCTCTGGCTGGAGAAAGCGGGGATCAGTTCGAAGATCTATTGCTACAGTTGACTCCTCGTGAAATCGAAATATGTCGCTATATTGAAGCAGGAAAGGGTAGCGAGCATACTGCGGAGTTGTTAGCTATCTCGACTGATACCGTTCGTACCCATCGTAAAAATATTCGCCGCAAACTTGGATTGCGCGGCACGGGTACTTCTCTTATTTCCTACCTTAAGCATCAGGTCAGCTCTTAACCTCTATTGGGTATATCTTATACCCATTTTATACCTAATCGGTCACCTTGTGGTAGATCCTTCATTCTGTTTTTATATACTCTCTTAAAGGCTATCAGCGTTTTCCTTTTTCAAGCCTTAGTACAATTACCCTTGAATAACTCTTAAAAAATACTCTTATGAGATGCGGTTTTTAAAACTGTCTCTTGTGGATTATGTTGACTTGTTTAACGGGTTTATTGTTTCAGATTTTATAATAAAAAACTCACAGGATGTTATGACCGTTTATACAGAACGACAGGAAGAATTGGCTGGTGTTATTGATATTAAATCCTCGAAGTCCGATTGGACCGATTGGAAATGGCATGTTCGTAATACTATTAAAACTGTTTCTAGTTTTGAAAAAGCCCTCGGAATTACATTTAGTGATAGTGAAAGAAAGCAACATGAGATGACCTTGCGGAAATTCCCTTTGGGGATCACTCCTTATTACCTTTCACTGATCGATGTAGAGGATTATAAAAATGATCCTGTCTTCTTGCAGTCATTCCCAAGTCCTAAAGAGCTCATAATAGAACGGTGTGATATGTCTGATCCGTTGCATGAGGACGAAGACAGTCCCGTGCCCGGAATTACCCATCGTTACCCAGACCGCGTGCTTTTCCATGTAAGTAATCTTTGTTCCATGTATTGCAGGCATTGCACTCGCAAGCGTAAGGTTGGCGATCAGGATTCTATTCCTTCTCGGCAGCAACTTGAGCAGGGGATAGAATATATCCGCAACACTCCACAGGTACGTGACGTACTCCTTTCCGGCGGCGATCCGCTCATGCTTTCCGACGAGAAGCTGGATTGGCTTCTCACCAAGATTCGCGAGATTGAGCATGTGGAAGTTGTACGCATCGGAACCCGTATGCCTGTTGTGCTTCCTTATCGCATTACTGATGACCTTGTGAACATGCTTAAGAAGCATCATCCAGTCTGGGTTAATACTCATTTCAATCATCCCCGCGAAGTGACCGATTCATCCAGAAGAGCTCTTGCTAAACTTGCTGATGTCGGCATCCCTTTAGGTAACCAAAGTGTACTGCTGGCAGGTGTTAACGACTGTCCTCGATTGATCAAAACATTAAGTCATAAGCTAGTTAAGAGCCGCGTTCGCCCTTACTACCTGTACCAGTGTGATCTTTCCGAAGGGCTAAGTCATTTCAGGACTCCTGTTGGGAAAGGCATCGAGATTATGGAAAGCTTGCGCGGGCATACCAGTGGCTTTGCCGTGCCTACTTATGTTGTGGATGCTCCGGGTGGTGGCGGTAAGATTCCGGTCATGCCTAACTATATAATTTCATGGGCTAGCAATAAGGTTGTGCTACGAAATTATGAAGGAGTCATTACTACATATACTGAGCCTGAGTCTTATGAGTGCAACTATTGCGATAGGAACTGCGCCGATTGTAACCTTCAGCTCAAAGAAGATGATGCGGAAGAAAAGGC
The sequence above is a segment of the Maridesulfovibrio frigidus DSM 17176 genome. Coding sequences within it:
- a CDS encoding glycosyltransferase family 39 protein, coding for MINTHGSCTAADRLSAFYVVFQTGNIAISCTQRICVQTSYQLIVRQIKTSISTIKINTQKELYLTKKEPVNFMEKFYNKLVPANFLSSNKYCDAIMIAGIVLFTMLIRLVSLEYVEIGGDSLFVWENAVSMVQNGHYLEWNHHNMRWAIGLPLDLLLNIFGTAPLNYYILPVLFSVLASILAYLLGKELGDRKFAAFFAVLLVLYPKMTTSGSQLWPGIYEMTYLLACVCCLFIWRRKGGWHFLAAAGLLSGCVWGSRITGIYYAPGLLALLLFDKKKLWPVLIFSAFFLSVLGLEWTYFYSDSGNVLGRLGILASTHISQDQLLLTFSDYLLNFTNLIKFRGLLPVVIAALGIGIWVLRKGNSNEKSIAILFLGGLFFNIYMISSISPLKIAAPVGSRYLTAGVPFMLLTILIGIKHWHKHSPKYAVIVKWVLLVAFLVFTLKEIPAQNSLSRLQEDVNSAQIIEEQGLPVIMRYNAWTPNAIESAAMSLTGYEPKNRLKINEDDKMRRNGHRMKILLFGQNTDKNYRPQSIDGYYYLFNGDLQDLAKGPKIGLSDFDRKGHKLVIIDKKVLPFSIP
- a CDS encoding glycosyltransferase, translating into MKVGYYLSDLTLTGGTKVINQHLRILDASDYDVSFFAKRILTEYKFKKNCVLIEDPAEMIGQVDVVIATRLSDFKECLKSGLGRVVMFYQRYELDDLQSYYSEKGKLDKYSSFLGRLFLKVKFALQKFNIERTYRSGGFSWTPCHTVAHKLDNKFHVNYEFIRNTVNLSLFDCATPNSGAVPSVLSIGDYRLGRKNIVRIFEAVRIIKQKMDINFIRVSPSQIYEEEIESGIVDEYYSQLDDDGMNKIYDKSDIVVAASLSEGFGMPALEGMAAGCVCVLSDIPAHNMFHELCEEQIGPYALYFDPESTVTLVENLQKALNHNGCKELLENGKKVAQSYVPELQKKDLLAALDKLK
- a CDS encoding adenosylcobalamin-dependent ribonucleoside-diphosphate reductase; the encoded protein is MTEHSVITRESAKMALEEHTRFQETVSSKKYQIRDRKGRLQEHSFTDVKHRLCREYLKQSKFDKQENQQVCEMLQSGRFIPAGSILSGLGNDYIKCSLSNCYLAKIESDSLEGIFEAQKKLARTYSYRGGSGVDITILRPSGDPVNNAAVTSSGAVSFMPLFSELTNTIGQNGRRGALMISLDIRHPDTRRFIWCKSKPEEIFGVDSLTGKTQDVFGANISVKITDEFMQAVEEDKDWTFIFPDRVKITGKICDSDTLQLLPEVYDALDPQVGDRLEAEIVYKVISVDPKKHLIKVQPHLPENDDQAVLPSDTLTFILTRRRNETSDIFDPIKSVYNDIWDGDYSSWKDLNLPFKPYETVSARKLLEEISDSAWQSGDPGILYQDTTQRNTPGTYIDPLRLKPMSTNPCGEQSLSYWNNCLLGAMVLYRYVANPFTKEAKFDADLFHNDLARTMAFMDTMSDFNQDKHPLQKHRDADKYGKRIGIEFTGLGDMLAMMGMRYGSEESISFVKNILRDKAITEISISADIAERLGVVEALKDPAARTRFLECPYIVNLDLPKKLQTKIMKVGLRHTAFNTVGPSGSISIMSDNCTSGIEPAFLFSYTRETRLEAGKVFEFIHMPPLKWMIETNQEELFGKYTAMQLKEKLNYVQSDELDYMDRIRMQSAIQEYTDSSISSTINLSEDTPKETIFQIYLEAWKHNLKGVTVFRNGCKKGVLSKKEEAKEADPTMLGQNPSLFERELGDIERAERHRVTWKGSKMYIIVSLDDSGNPIEIFVKLPKEAGMTGSGIYNEQVFQEKYSLWETITRLISMLLRVGMPIDRILTQLERSSYNIIDASAIISRILRQYISLDMDDQTIVSKGLGSPCPECGQNAYVPEGGCKICKACGYTTCG
- a CDS encoding ferredoxin-thioredoxin reductase catalytic domain-containing protein, producing MNQSEENQKLILNYVEKNCVRTGLQTHPMPDVTEAVVGGLTNHLNLLKRPLCPCQFYPDKQEAVQERTWLCPCDDMKQYKYCHCLLFVNSEGNPITEHLPKDHDGLTTYGLVADPAPEKGRKGQHRPTEIKTAEAKTVSP
- a CDS encoding YbgA family protein yields the protein MVMLENEMGGKIKLGIAKCLLGHKVRYDGSQKLDRFLRDTLGRYVEWVPVCPEVETGMPIPREAVRLVGEIDSPRLVGRKSGEDWTDRMQKWGAMRLQQLEEQGTCGYVFKYGSPSSGMARVKVYSENGMPRLEGSGLWARMVMDRFPQLPFEDDGRLHDPRLRENFISRVFTLKRWREAMANGRTVGKLVEFHTRHKMLIMAHNEVVYRAMGKLVAQAGVAKTDETFQQYFEMLFKALSYKHTVSKNVNVLTHAVGYFKKDLVSSEKVELLELIGQYQKELVPLIVPMTMINHYVRKYGKEYLDKQYYLHPYPAELMLRNHV
- a CDS encoding PAS domain S-box protein — encoded protein: MSADDHGSLDRLSEQISEVFESFSDFILFTDGAGFICSANPPAVEFFDGPLCERSLWSILGVDVSDIKEFVKLYAAENVYEIPYGDGGGSFSLRLIPLCGPFCSEGYVAVVTNNAPFVELHETYEERIEDNIAALDDSVSLFNALFEVAHDSTILTDSSFRILTSNPASEKAFGRRATLSGNSCLNIFSAASSVVVREYFENCTAELPVPFDDLLTAINSSGKEISVELTLHKVRLQSDIVFHLVLRDMTNIQRLETGLEETREQVDGMNVALRTVIESVEEEKRDMHEDFSQQVREQINPALDRMIKEPLPQMRKSFGKFIKERLSALAGESGDQFEDLLLQLTPREIEICRYIEAGKGSEHTAELLAISTDTVRTHRKNIRRKLGLRGTGTSLISYLKHQVSS
- the kamA gene encoding lysine 2,3-aminomutase — encoded protein: MTVYTERQEELAGVIDIKSSKSDWTDWKWHVRNTIKTVSSFEKALGITFSDSERKQHEMTLRKFPLGITPYYLSLIDVEDYKNDPVFLQSFPSPKELIIERCDMSDPLHEDEDSPVPGITHRYPDRVLFHVSNLCSMYCRHCTRKRKVGDQDSIPSRQQLEQGIEYIRNTPQVRDVLLSGGDPLMLSDEKLDWLLTKIREIEHVEVVRIGTRMPVVLPYRITDDLVNMLKKHHPVWVNTHFNHPREVTDSSRRALAKLADVGIPLGNQSVLLAGVNDCPRLIKTLSHKLVKSRVRPYYLYQCDLSEGLSHFRTPVGKGIEIMESLRGHTSGFAVPTYVVDAPGGGGKIPVMPNYIISWASNKVVLRNYEGVITTYTEPESYECNYCDRNCADCNLQLKEDDAEEKAIGVQKLISDWDETLSLTPEDTERMERNSNVA